Proteins from a single region of Thermosipho japonicus:
- a CDS encoding TIGR01212 family radical SAM protein (This family includes YhcC from E. coli K-12, an uncharacterized radical SAM protein.): protein MFDFLQEGYRYRKLSVELKKKYGEKVYRLPINVGFSCPNRENGLPGCLFCDETGSGFTTFGEFDIKTQIRKMKERYIKKGAKKFIAYFQNYSNTYAPIEKLKKVYFSAIDEDIVQISISTRPDCISDEILDLLEELREKIDVSIEMGLQTSNYHTLVKMNRGHTLAEYIYAAKKIKERSFELISHVILNFPTDDMLDVIETAKILSVLDIDGVKIHSLYVVENTILGKLFKENKIQIGTLDSYIERVIQFLEFLSPKITIHRLVADPPNNGTIFGNWGIPKIQIINMIEKRLKEKDTYQGKYFFKWFEPKTNKFSERS from the coding sequence ATTTTCGACTTTTTACAGGAAGGTTATAGGTACAGAAAACTAAGTGTTGAACTAAAGAAAAAATATGGTGAAAAAGTATATAGGTTACCAATAAATGTAGGGTTTAGCTGTCCAAACCGTGAAAATGGATTACCTGGTTGCTTGTTTTGTGATGAAACGGGTAGCGGTTTTACCACTTTTGGTGAGTTTGATATAAAAACTCAAATAAGAAAAATGAAGGAAAGATACATAAAAAAGGGTGCCAAAAAATTTATAGCATATTTTCAAAATTATTCAAACACTTACGCACCAATTGAAAAACTTAAAAAAGTTTATTTTAGCGCAATAGATGAAGATATAGTTCAAATTTCTATTTCCACTAGACCTGATTGTATTTCAGACGAAATTTTGGATTTACTAGAAGAATTAAGAGAAAAGATTGACGTATCAATAGAAATGGGACTTCAAACTTCAAATTATCATACTCTTGTAAAAATGAATCGTGGTCACACATTAGCTGAATACATTTATGCTGCAAAAAAAATTAAAGAAAGAAGTTTTGAACTTATTTCGCATGTGATCTTAAACTTTCCAACGGATGATATGCTTGATGTAATTGAAACAGCAAAAATTCTATCAGTTCTAGATATAGATGGTGTTAAAATACATTCACTATACGTTGTCGAAAACACAATTTTAGGAAAACTTTTTAAAGAAAATAAAATTCAAATTGGAACACTTGACAGCTATATTGAAAGAGTCATACAATTTTTAGAATTTCTCTCCCCAAAAATAACTATTCATCGATTGGTAGCAGATCCTCCAAATAATGGAACTATCTTTGGTAATTGGGGAATTCCAAAAATACAGATTATTAATATGATTGAAAAAAGATTAAAAGAAAAAGATACATATCAAGGAAAATACTTTTTTAAATGGTTTGAGCCAAAAACAAACAAATTTAGCGAAAGGAGTTAA
- a CDS encoding amidohydrolase — MILRNAYVLRNWNSSIEKVDIKIDNGKIMKIDKNLKDNEDEEFDLDNKLIIPGLINTHTHAAMSILRGIAEDLPFNQWLFKNIIPLEEKLNEDIVYFASMLSMMEMSKNGIVAFCDMYMFENSVAQAVKDFGMKALLTRGLVSEEDKIEKSRLKEALSLFEKWHGIDNRIFVGLGPHAPYTCSFEALKEIGKLSRKLKIPVTMHLFENKWEKEQFSLSQILSSGIADYHFLAVHCVHLDDNDIKMLKDFNVFISHNPTSNLKLGNGIAPIQKMIENGLTVALGTDGPASNNSLDILFEARIASLLQKKDNPQNLDINQMLKMLTINGYRSLNIEGGEIKEGFPADLTIINLKNPSFYPIENMKKHIIHSKVDVFATMVNGKFTYYNGTFPTIDEKEVYRKFSTFYRKVIGTEN; from the coding sequence ATGATTTTAAGAAATGCATATGTTTTAAGAAATTGGAATTCCAGCATTGAGAAAGTTGACATAAAAATTGATAACGGAAAAATAATGAAAATTGATAAAAATTTAAAAGATAATGAGGATGAAGAATTTGATCTAGATAATAAATTAATAATTCCAGGCCTAATAAACACACATACTCATGCAGCAATGTCTATTTTAAGAGGTATTGCAGAAGATTTACCTTTTAACCAATGGCTTTTTAAAAATATAATACCACTTGAAGAAAAATTAAACGAAGATATAGTTTATTTTGCATCGATGCTTTCGATGATGGAAATGTCTAAAAACGGTATCGTAGCTTTTTGTGATATGTATATGTTTGAAAATTCTGTTGCACAAGCTGTAAAAGATTTTGGAATGAAAGCACTTTTAACTAGAGGCCTTGTCTCAGAAGAAGACAAAATTGAAAAAAGCAGACTTAAAGAAGCACTTTCACTTTTTGAAAAGTGGCATGGTATTGATAATAGAATTTTCGTAGGGCTTGGTCCACATGCCCCTTATACTTGTTCTTTTGAAGCTTTAAAGGAAATTGGTAAACTCTCCAGAAAATTAAAAATTCCTGTTACAATGCATTTATTTGAAAATAAATGGGAGAAAGAGCAATTTTCACTTTCACAAATTCTTTCTTCTGGAATTGCTGATTATCATTTTCTTGCCGTTCACTGTGTTCATCTTGATGATAATGACATTAAAATGCTAAAAGATTTTAATGTATTTATTTCTCACAATCCTACCAGTAATTTAAAATTAGGAAATGGTATAGCACCTATTCAAAAAATGATCGAAAATGGCTTGACTGTAGCTCTTGGAACAGATGGACCTGCTAGTAACAATTCTCTTGACATACTATTTGAAGCTAGAATTGCTTCTCTATTACAAAAAAAGGACAATCCTCAAAATCTTGACATTAATCAAATGCTTAAAATGCTAACGATAAACGGTTATAGATCGTTAAATATAGAAGGTGGAGAAATAAAAGAAGGTTTCCCAGCTGATCTAACAATAATTAATTTGAAAAATCCAAGTTTCTATCCTATCGAAAATATGAAAAAACATATAATTCATTCAAAAGTTGATGTATTTGCTACGATGGTAAATGGAAAATTTACATATTATAATGGTACATTCCCAACTATTGATGAAAAGGAGGTATATAGAAAATTTTCGACTTTTTACAGGAAGGTTATAGGTACAGAAAACTAA
- the rsfS gene encoding ribosome silencing factor encodes MEILELIWKKILEKEAIEPVILDMSNTNVPTDYFIILTANSNTHMNSLRETILDLLSEIGKQIIYYDKEDNHEWLIIDASDIVIHIFTKEAREFYDLEGLWIDAKKIKGEK; translated from the coding sequence TTTTAGAATTAATTTGGAAAAAAATTTTAGAAAAAGAAGCAATTGAACCAGTTATTTTGGATATGTCAAATACTAATGTCCCCACAGATTACTTTATAATCCTTACTGCTAATAGCAATACTCATATGAATAGTTTAAGAGAAACAATTTTAGACTTATTATCTGAAATTGGAAAACAAATAATTTACTATGACAAAGAGGATAATCATGAATGGCTTATAATTGATGCATCTGACATTGTTATACATATTTTTACAAAAGAAGCAAGAGAATTTTATGACCTTGAAGGTTTATGGATAGATGCTAAAAAAATAAAGGGTGAAAAATAA